The Telopea speciosissima isolate NSW1024214 ecotype Mountain lineage chromosome 11, Tspe_v1, whole genome shotgun sequence genome includes the window AGCCATAGATAGGAGCTTACCTTTCCAACCCGTCAAACGCCCTTTAAATTTGTCCACTAAAGGCAGCAGTAGGTCTTTTGTAATCTTCCTTAGAAAACATTTACACGCAAATATTTTGTTGGGAAGCGACACAATGGGATCCCCATGATATCAATCGATCTCTGTCTACGAGAGGCAGAAACATTCCCTACAAACATCTTGCTTTTCTCCAAACTCATGAGCTAACCAGAGAAATCCTCTTACTTTGACAGAAACCCTTTCAAGTTCCTAGCAAATCTTATAGACCCATTCAAAAAGATAAAGATATCATCAGCATAAAGCAAATGAGATGGAACCGAAGTACCTCTAGGGCCCTGCAAAGGTAAAATCTTCTTTTCCTGCACCAACTTTCTAATACCCCTGCATAGAACTTCTTCTGCCAAGATAAATAACATAGGAGAGATTGGATCCCCCTAGCGAAGCCCCCTCTTCACCCCAAAGAAACCAACTGGACCACCGTTCACCAGAACCGAAATACAAGTAGTAACCAGCAGCCTATACATCCAACGAACCCAAACCTCACTGAAGCCAAACTTCATCATCACTTCAAGCAAAAAATCCCATGAGAGAGTGTCATTAGCCTTTTGAATATCAATCTTAAGGCCTACACCTCCCCCTCTCCCAACCTTGTGAAAAAGATTTGTCAACTTCG containing:
- the LOC122646196 gene encoding uncharacterized protein LOC122646196, whose protein sequence is MGNFICKVLSKILALRLAGVHPHLISEEQREFQKEKVIFDNISLASKLTNLFHKVGRGGGVGLKIDIQKANDTLSWDFLLEVMMKFGFSEVWVRWMYRLLVTTCISVLVNGGPVGFFGVKRGLR